The genomic stretch TATCGGCCATCACGGCGTGGAACACGGCCACATCCGGATTGAGCGCGGGCAGGAGCGTGATTTTCTCGCCGGTGCCAAAGGGGCTTTCCACCACCCGCCAATCCGGGCGGTTGGCCAGGATGTCGCTGCCGATCAACCCGCGCAGCGGCATGAAGGGCACGCCTTTCTCGGTGGCTTGCAGCATGGTGTGGATGGCCGGGCAGGTGGCGTCCAGGATGCGCAACGTGCCGGCCTTGAGTGCGGCCGAGAAGCGCGGCGCGAAGCCGGCCTCGCCCAGCGTGACCGCGCTGGTCTGCACCTCCTCCACGCAGCCCGCGCCGATCAGGATATCGGTGGCGAAGCCCGAGATCGGCACGCCCACCAGGCGCAGCTTGCGCGCACCCCGGCGGATCAGCGCCTTGGCGAGTGCGACGGAGGGGAGGGAGTTGTCGGGCGGCAGCGCGATCATTGCCCCATCGGGGATGCTCGCGGCCATCGCGTCCAGGCTCATTGGGGTCATGGGGCGTTCCTTCCTGGGCGCGAGGCTAGACCGGAAGTTGTCAGGCTTCCAGCCACTCCCGCGTGGCAGCCTTGAGGAAGGCAAAATCCTCGGGCAGGCCCAGGGGATTGCCCGCGCGATGCCCGTTGATGCTGGGGATCACGCGCATCTCACCATGACGCAGATGCGGCAATTCCAGCGCATTGTCGGCCACGCGGAAATAGAGATCCGTCTCGCCCGGCATCAGCAGCACGCGCGCTTCGATCGCCGCCAGCGCCTGGGAGAGATCCCCGCCGTAAAGCGGGTTGGCGCTGATATCGCCAGCATCCCAGCAGCGCGCCTGGGCATAAAGATTGCCGGCATCGCGCATGCCCCAGCGGGCTTCCCACTGGTTGACCAGGAAGGCTTCCAGGCTCGGCTCATTCGCCAGGTGCCGCCCCGCGCGATAGAAATCCTGGCTCAGCGCCCAGCTCGCATAGATGCGGCCAAAGGCGCGCAAGGCGGCCACCGGCTTGGCCGAGAAGCGCCCACCGCCGATATGCTCGGGTGCCGCTTCCAGCACCGCCATCAGGCTGCGCAGGAACACCTGGTTGTGCACCGCCGTGCGCGCGCTGCCGCAAATGGCGATGATGCGCTCCACCGCCCCGGGGAAGATCGCCGCCCAGTGATAGGCCTGCTGCGCGCCCATGGACCAGCCATAGACGCAGTGGAGGCGCTCCACCCCGAACACCTCCGTCAGCAGCCGCCGCTGCGCCTGCACATTGTCCCAGGAGGTGACGAGCGCCGGATACGCCGCATCATTCGAAGGGCTGGAGGACAGCCCATTGGCGAACATGTCCGGCTGGATGATGAACCAGCGCGTCGGGTCGAGAATGCCATCCGGCCCGATCAGCCATTCCAGCTCCGGATGCAGCGCCGAATAGCTGGTGGGATAGAGGATCACATTGTCCCGCTTGGGCGAGAGCGTGCCATGCGCCTTCCAGCTCAGCTTGGCGTCGCGGATCATCTCGCCCGAGAGAGTGGGCATGTCACCCAGCGCATGGATGCCGGTTTGCGTGGGCCAGGTCATGATAAGGTGAAGGCCTCATGCACCGCGGATTGCACCATGCCGCCGAGTACGGCACCGCCGCCCGCCACATAGATGGCATCGCCGATGGTCACCGCCGCCACCGCATGGCGCGGTGTCGGCATCGGCGCGTGGCTTTGCCAGGTGTTGGTGCCAGGGTCGTAGCTTTCCATCTGGCCGAAGACCTTGGCATCGCGTGCGACACCGCGCTCGATGATGCCGCCCTCACCACCCATGCAGAAGAAGCGGTCGCGATAGATCACCATGCCATGGCCGGAGCGCGGCGTGGGCAGCGGCGCGCGCTCCTCCCAGAAATCCCGCGCCGGGAGATAGACGTGGTGCTGGTCGGTGTTGAACTGGAAGGTGTTGAAGCGCCCGCCGATCACATGGATCAGGCCGTTATAGGTGACGCAGCCGACATGGTCGCGCCCGGCGGGCAGCGGGCGGCGGCGCTCCCACCGATCGGTCGCGGGGTCATAGACCTCGTGCCAGGCGATGCTGGCGCGCTCATCCGCGGGGTCCGTCGCACCGCCGATAAGGTGCAGCTTGCCCTCCAGCATGGTGGCGGCGGCGGCACCGCGCGGGCGGGGCAGGCGGGCGATCTCCCGCCAGCGATCCGCCGCCACGTCATAGACATAGGCGTGGTCGTCACACAGGCGGTTCTGCTCGATGAAGCCGCCCAGCGCATAGACGCGGCCGGCATCGGCCACCACGGCCACGTGGTTGGCGCCGCGCGGCAGCGGGGCCGCGTCATACCAGCGGTCCGAAGCCGGGTCATAGACGGTGTGATAGGCGCGGTTGAACTGCCCCTCGCCATAGCCGCCCACCACATGCATGCGGCCATTCCAGGCCGTGGCCCAGGCCATTTCGCTGCGCGGGATCGGCATGTCGGCCCGCGTCACCCAGCGCCCCGGCGGGCCGGCTGGCGCGGGTGAGGCCGTGACGCGCTGCGCCTCCTGCTGGGGCGTGATGTGATGCGGCGCGCCACCCTGGAACACATTGGCAAAGGGCTGCGGCGAGGAGGGCAAGGGCCGCAGCGCCGGCGCATGATGCTGATGCGCCGATTGCGCCAAGGCCGGGCCCGCCAGAAGAGCCGCGCCGGCGCCGAGAAGATGACGACGATCCATCGAAGCAAGACTCCCAATATGTGAGGCCTCGGGTTGTAGCCCGCCGCGCCGCCGGGTGGCAGGGGGCCTCAGGCGGCCTTGCTGCCGGCACGCTCCCGCAGGAAGCGGAAGAACTCCACCCCCTCCCGCAGGCGGCGCACCATCATCTGCCGGTCACGGATCATCTCACCGCAGATGGAGGCGATCTTCGGCGCGCGGAAATAGAATTTCCGGTAGAATGTTTCCACGCTGTCGAAGATTTCCGTATGCGCCAGATGCGGATAGGCGAGCGGCGCGATCTGCACGCCATGCGCATCCACATATTCGGTATTGGCCGTATCCAGCCAGCCTTCGCGCGCCGCCTGGTCCCACAGGAAGGTGCCGGGATAGGGGGCCGCCAGGCTCACCTGCACCGTGTGGGGGTTGGTCTCGATCGCGAAGCGGATGGTTTCCTGGATCGTCTCCTTCGTCTCGCCCGGCAGGCCGAGGATGAAGGTGCCGTGGATCTTGATGCCGAGCTCATGGCAATCCTTCGTGAATTGCCGCGCCACATCAATGCGCATGCCCTTCTTGATGTTTACCAGGATTTGCTGATTGCCCGTCTCATACCCCACCAGCAGCAGGCGCAGTCCATTATCCGCCATCACCTTCAGCGAGGCGCGCGGCACATTGGCCTTGGCATTGCAGGACCAGGTGACGCCGAGCTTGCCCAGCTCCTTCGCGATGGCTTCCGCGCGCGGCAGATCATCCGTGAAGGTGTCATCGTCGAAGAAGATTTCCTTCAGCCCGGGGAAATTGGCGAGGACGTATTTGATCTCCTCGATCACATGGCCGACCGAGCGCGTGCGGTAGCGATGCCCGCCCACCGTCTGCGGCCAGAGGCAGAAGGTGCAGCGGCTCTTGCAGCCGCGGCCTGTGTAGAAGCTGACATAGGGATGCTTCAGATAGCCGATGAAATACTTTTCGTATTGCAGGTCCCGCTTGTAGACCTCACTCACGAAGGGAAGATCATCCATGTTTTCCAGCATGGCGCGGTCCTGGTTGTGGACGATGACGCCTTCGCTGTTACGGAAGCTCAGCCCCTTGATGGCCGAGAGATCCATGCCCGACGCCACGTCCTTCACCGTGAAATCGAACTCATTGCGCGCCACCCAATCCACCACCGGGGCATCGCGCAGGCTTTCATTCGCCTGGACGGCAACCTTGGCGCCGATCAACCCGATCTTGATATTGGGGTTTTCGGCCTTCAGCCGCTCGGCCACCTTCACATCGGACGCGAAGGAGGGTGTGGAGGTGTGCAGCACCGCCATGTCATAATCCCGCGCCATGGGGGCGACATCCGCCAGCGACTGGTTGTGCGGCGGCGCATCCACCAGCTTGGAGCCGGGGATCAACGCCGCCGGCTGGGCCAGCCAGGTGGGGAACCAGAAGGACTTGATCTCCCGCCGGGCCTGATAGCGCGAACCTGCACCCCCATCGAAGCCATCGAAGGAAGGAGCCTGGAGGAAGAGCGTGCGCATCATGCCGGGAGCAAGCCTTTTGTCAGAGGCGACCCCAGGGCAAACCCCAAGGCCGGAGAGCGAACGGATGCCGGGTTTGCCCGCGGAAGTCCAGCGGCGGATGGAGTCGCTTGGGGTGCGCAGGCGAGGGTGGGGCCTGACCATCTTACGGCCTTACGCCCTTACCGCGAGACGTGATGTTTTCGGACAAATGCCGGAGGGGGCGCGGCGGGGGCGGGGAGGAGCTTTGGACGGGGAGGGGGAGGGTAGAGCACATGGATGAGAAGGTAGGAAGAAATGCCGGAAAAGTCGAGGTAAAGTGACTTGGGTTGGGCGTTCTGCTCGGCACAGCTAGCCAGCTTGGCCATGCGCGCGACTTTTGGTTGGATGACGATTCCCTTCCAAGGCTGCTTCGCCTACGTTCTTAACATGGATCCGACCTACAATCTCAACGGTGCCTTCAAGCCCCCGGTCAAGCGGTCAGCTGATCTCGACGGCCCCGATTTTTACCCGACCCCTGAATGGGCGACGCGCGTTTTGGTGGACAGCGAGCGATTTGAAGGACGGATTTGGGAGCCGGCATGCGGCGACGGAACCATGGCACGTGTCCTCGCCTGTACCGGATTACCTGTTGAAGCGAGCGACCTTTATGACAGAGGTTTTGGCAAGAGTGGCGTCGATTTTCTCGCATTGTCGCACACCGTAGAAAACATTATCACAAACCCTCCCTACAATAGTGCAGAGGGGTTTGTGGAGGCTGGATTGCGTCAATCGACAAAAAAGCTGT from Sediminicoccus sp. KRV36 encodes the following:
- a CDS encoding CoA transferase, producing the protein MTPMSLDAMAASIPDGAMIALPPDNSLPSVALAKALIRRGARKLRLVGVPISGFATDILIGAGCVEEVQTSAVTLGEAGFAPRFSAALKAGTLRILDATCPAIHTMLQATEKGVPFMPLRGLIGSDILANRPDWRVVESPFGTGEKITLLPALNPDVAVFHAVMADSVGNVWVGRRRECATIAHASKRALVTVERVVEGNFLEDERLCPGAINATYISGVAIAERGAQPAALLDEYGFDTEYVLAYARAAKTEAGFAEWCAEHVFGGQAVAAE
- a CDS encoding alpha/beta fold hydrolase, which encodes MTWPTQTGIHALGDMPTLSGEMIRDAKLSWKAHGTLSPKRDNVILYPTSYSALHPELEWLIGPDGILDPTRWFIIQPDMFANGLSSSPSNDAAYPALVTSWDNVQAQRRLLTEVFGVERLHCVYGWSMGAQQAYHWAAIFPGAVERIIAICGSARTAVHNQVFLRSLMAVLEAAPEHIGGGRFSAKPVAALRAFGRIYASWALSQDFYRAGRHLANEPSLEAFLVNQWEARWGMRDAGNLYAQARCWDAGDISANPLYGGDLSQALAAIEARVLLMPGETDLYFRVADNALELPHLRHGEMRVIPSINGHRAGNPLGLPEDFAFLKAATREWLEA
- a CDS encoding kelch repeat-containing protein translates to MDRRHLLGAGAALLAGPALAQSAHQHHAPALRPLPSSPQPFANVFQGGAPHHITPQQEAQRVTASPAPAGPPGRWVTRADMPIPRSEMAWATAWNGRMHVVGGYGEGQFNRAYHTVYDPASDRWYDAAPLPRGANHVAVVADAGRVYALGGFIEQNRLCDDHAYVYDVAADRWREIARLPRPRGAAAATMLEGKLHLIGGATDPADERASIAWHEVYDPATDRWERRRPLPAGRDHVGCVTYNGLIHVIGGRFNTFQFNTDQHHVYLPARDFWEERAPLPTPRSGHGMVIYRDRFFCMGGEGGIIERGVARDAKVFGQMESYDPGTNTWQSHAPMPTPRHAVAAVTIGDAIYVAGGGAVLGGMVQSAVHEAFTLS
- the hpnJ gene encoding hopanoid biosynthesis associated radical SAM protein HpnJ, with protein sequence MMRTLFLQAPSFDGFDGGAGSRYQARREIKSFWFPTWLAQPAALIPGSKLVDAPPHNQSLADVAPMARDYDMAVLHTSTPSFASDVKVAERLKAENPNIKIGLIGAKVAVQANESLRDAPVVDWVARNEFDFTVKDVASGMDLSAIKGLSFRNSEGVIVHNQDRAMLENMDDLPFVSEVYKRDLQYEKYFIGYLKHPYVSFYTGRGCKSRCTFCLWPQTVGGHRYRTRSVGHVIEEIKYVLANFPGLKEIFFDDDTFTDDLPRAEAIAKELGKLGVTWSCNAKANVPRASLKVMADNGLRLLLVGYETGNQQILVNIKKGMRIDVARQFTKDCHELGIKIHGTFILGLPGETKETIQETIRFAIETNPHTVQVSLAAPYPGTFLWDQAAREGWLDTANTEYVDAHGVQIAPLAYPHLAHTEIFDSVETFYRKFYFRAPKIASICGEMIRDRQMMVRRLREGVEFFRFLRERAGSKAA